In a single window of the Micrococcaceae bacterium Sec5.7 genome:
- a CDS encoding helix-turn-helix domain-containing protein encodes MSAEQNFSNAKFLTVAEVAEVMRVSKMTVYRLVHSGEMPAVRFGRSFRVPENAVEQYLKGAVVDGQSETA; translated from the coding sequence ATGTCCGCAGAGCAGAACTTCTCGAACGCGAAGTTCCTGACCGTGGCCGAAGTGGCCGAGGTCATGCGCGTCTCCAAAATGACCGTGTACCGTCTGGTCCACTCCGGAGAAATGCCCGCCGTACGTTTCGGCCGCTCATTCCGGGTGCCGGAAAACGCCGTCGAACAGTACCTCAAAGGTGCTGTTGTGGACGGCCAGTCGGAGACTGCCTGA
- a CDS encoding glutaredoxin family protein: MAKPEVILITKADCHLCAEARDAVGRVTGALGLEWTEESVDNNPALRDRYAEEIPVVLVDGIQRDFWKIDEIRLERVLQRAMAQ, translated from the coding sequence ATGGCAAAACCGGAGGTTATCCTCATCACCAAAGCAGACTGTCACCTGTGCGCAGAGGCGCGCGACGCCGTCGGGCGCGTTACAGGGGCTCTGGGACTTGAGTGGACAGAAGAGTCAGTAGACAACAATCCGGCACTGCGCGACCGGTACGCGGAGGAGATCCCGGTGGTTCTGGTGGACGGCATCCAGCGTGATTTCTGGAAGATCGATGAGATCAGGCTGGAACGTGTCCTTCAGCGGGCCATGGCGCAATAG
- a CDS encoding AURKAIP1/COX24 domain-containing protein: MGSVIKKRRKRMAKKKHRKLLRKTRHQRRNKK; this comes from the coding sequence GTGGGTTCAGTTATTAAGAAGCGTCGCAAGCGTATGGCCAAGAAGAAGCACCGCAAGTTGCTTCGTAAGACCCGCCACCAGCGCCGCAATAAGAAGTAG
- a CDS encoding HAD-IB family hydrolase produces MPEEKYVAVVTQPVALQQHGEAAFFDVDNTLMKGASLFHVARKMYERKAFTLTQAAGFAWKQFKFVLRGENMDDVHAVRDSALTLAAGITVADVKALGEEVFDEMIASRIWPGAKALAQQHLRVGRKVWLVTATPIEVATVISTRLGLTGALGTVGEIKDGSYTGRLVGDILHGPAKAVAVQGIADAEGLDLKRCWAYSDSYNDIPLLTLVGHPVAINPDARLRRHAREHNWPVYDFRSGRRAATLGLKAATVGGAVYGLWRGFSRFRRPTV; encoded by the coding sequence ATGCCCGAGGAGAAGTACGTCGCTGTAGTCACGCAGCCGGTTGCGCTGCAGCAGCACGGCGAAGCTGCGTTCTTCGACGTCGACAACACCCTGATGAAGGGTGCCAGCCTCTTCCACGTGGCCCGCAAAATGTACGAACGCAAGGCGTTCACGCTGACACAGGCGGCCGGTTTCGCGTGGAAGCAGTTCAAGTTTGTGCTCCGCGGCGAAAACATGGACGACGTCCACGCGGTCCGCGATTCCGCTCTTACGCTCGCGGCCGGCATCACCGTTGCCGATGTCAAGGCGCTGGGCGAAGAAGTCTTTGACGAAATGATCGCCTCCAGGATCTGGCCGGGAGCCAAGGCTTTGGCCCAGCAGCACCTGAGGGTGGGGCGCAAGGTCTGGCTTGTGACGGCCACGCCGATCGAAGTTGCCACCGTGATTTCCACCAGGTTGGGCCTCACCGGCGCCCTGGGGACAGTTGGCGAGATCAAGGACGGCTCCTACACCGGGCGGCTGGTGGGTGACATCCTGCACGGCCCGGCGAAGGCCGTGGCCGTCCAGGGCATCGCGGACGCCGAAGGCCTGGACCTCAAACGATGCTGGGCCTACAGCGATTCCTACAACGACATCCCGTTGCTGACTCTCGTGGGACACCCCGTGGCCATCAATCCCGACGCCAGGCTGCGCCGGCACGCGCGCGAGCACAACTGGCCGGTCTACGATTTCCGCTCCGGACGCCGCGCGGCCACCCTCGGACTCAAGGCGGCCACTGTGGGCGGCGCCGTGTACGGCCTCTGGCGGGGCTTCTCGCGCTTCCGCAGGCCCACTGTCTAG